In Cotesia glomerata isolate CgM1 linkage group LG3, MPM_Cglom_v2.3, whole genome shotgun sequence, one genomic interval encodes:
- the LOC123261308 gene encoding probable RNA-binding protein EIF1AD, which translates to MSKITKRKHVTKLQENLSIPLESQSIVRLVEPRGNNLHEVSDSTGEQFLVSMPSIFRKNVYVKRGDFLLVEPIPEGDKVKAEIIKVLTEKHIKFYRAQNVWPKEFDKEEPENKAPVNKSSDQDDDLFINTNRCNQFSNVDSDSSSDTDSD; encoded by the exons atgtcaaaaataacaaaacgaAAACACGTAACAAAGCTTCAAGAGAATCTGAGTATTCCCTTGGAGTCGCAATCTATAGTACGACTTGTCGAGCCGCGGGGTAATAATCTTCATGAAGTGAGTGACAGTACAGGCGAACAATTTCTCGTTTCAATGCCGAGTATCTTTCGAAAGAATGTTTATGTAAAGCGGGGTGACTTTCTTCTCGTAGAACCGATACCCGAGGGTGACAAAGTCAAGGCTGAAATCATTAAAGTTCTCACTGAG AAGCACATTAAGTTCTACCGAGCGCAAAACGTTTGGCCAAAGGAGTTCGATAAGGAGGAACCGGAAAATAAAGCACCTGTAAATAAATCCAGTGATCAAGATGATGatctttttataaatacaaacCGTTGCAATCAGTTCAGTAATGTTGACAGTGATAGTTCCAGTGATACTGAttcagattaa
- the LOC123261304 gene encoding DNA polymerase subunit gamma-1, mitochondrial, whose translation MRLKVKLINICIRHKCSKPSINEITKLQPNFSLRKIKVKKSAKPINTELTSPASRDLNIKATIHPDDEYQQFCAGNFNNKKNKGKIIDSRQLNDKNSASADNSENQRNNCEERFNELNMQMLPRKLHSQVFKKVNNVELSREKLSELRKQLKAFGMKINDTSRIPSADIDLPPLEGEDLEEHFYKIAETQARPYFKIVEEVLRKIPEMPTSWKLQEGWTRYTTNKVEKVDYPLEPGIIFDVEVCMKEGPLPTLATAVTSEAWYGWVSKPLADGTSLPIESRSFTLDMLVPLESTSLEFGKKLTDHQKKPKIIVGHNVCYDRARIKEQYWLNPTSTRFIDTMSLHIAISGMNSYQRALMLAKKDLLDHEELQGTSLNNLADVYKLYCGKTHEKSMRDLFVEGSLLEVRKEFDKLMNYCARDVVVTHEILEKLFPIFKERFPHPVSFAGMLELGTAYLPVNTNWTRYIEESEAAFEDLNYEAKVSLAKRADEVCKLMHGDKYKEDLWMWDQDWSTQAVKIKKKPSKLISSSGIIDEKKEISDQEKYLTDGEEEIDELEKEFAYLEESKNLLPAKLPHMPGYPAWYRKLCMKPNEENWTFGPWNISTSMKITPKLLSLTWENYPLHYIKEHGWGFLVPFNSEDVETKLPLKQLLAQCPLPIKGQQGSDTSYAMDTLQAEVQKDLHKTEFWRNKKNKLNKKELKPGVFYKGAGIWCDVIIDNCCWFFKLPHKDGPKLNVGNPLAKDFLNKFSENVLAGLDSSAREVLKISKMVSYWRNNRDRIMSQLVVWLSDSDLPGIIRRTSSGSMSRQNYGAIIPQVVVSGTLTRRATEATWMTASNAHEDRVGSELRAMVQAPPGYNIVGADVDSQELWIASLIGDAYCAGIHGATPFGWMTLIGNKSDGTDMHSVTAKAVGISRDHAKVINYARIYGAGQKFAERLLKQFNPAMSDGEAVGKSRKMFSITKGKKVFKLRTEFVNEDLQDEEYSSFDASRLAKLHGKTVQGMFEGKWEGGSESAMFNRLEEIAGSKHPVTPFLNSRLSRALEVEDELKDKYLPTKINWVVQSGAVDFLHLMLVCMRWLMRDNARFCLSFHDEIRYLVPGRYKYNAALAMHVTNLLTRSFCASRLGIQDLPASVAFFAAVEVDTVLRKEASSDCKTPSNPYGLESRYGVAKGESLDVWKAVDKAEGSLGPWHNALIRKNKVDNQMG comes from the exons CATAAATGTTCAAAGCCgtcaataaatgaaataactAAGCTGCAACCAAATTTTTCACTCCGTAAaatcaaagttaaaaaaagtgcCAAGCCGATCAATACAGAGCTAACCTCTCCAGCTTCCAGAGACTTAAACATAAAAGCAACTATCCACCCAGACGATGAGTATCAACAATTTTGCGCcggaaattttaataataaaaaaaataaaggtaaaataattgacagtcgacaattaaatgataaaaattcagCGTCAGCTGATAATTCAGAAAATCAAAGGAATAATTGTGAGGAGCGTTTCAATGAACTGAACATGCAAATGCTGCCTAGAAAATTGCACAgtcaagtatttaaaaaagtaaacaatGTTGAATTGTCCAGAGAAAAATTAAGCGAGTTGCGAAAACAATTAAAAGCCTTcggtatgaaaattaatgacaCTTCTAGGATCCCCAGTGCTGATATAGATCTCCCGCCGCTGGAAGGAGAGGATTTGgaagaacatttttataaaatagcgGAAACTCAAGCTAGGCCTTATTTTAAAATCGTCGAAGAGGTGCTGAGAAAAATTCCCGAGATGCCGACTAGCTGGAAGCTTCAGGAAGGATGGACTAg ATACACCACCAACAAAGTAGAAAAAGTGGACTACCCATTAGAACCAGGAATAATATTCGACGTGGAAGTGTGCATGAAGGAAGGACCATTACCGACCCTAGCAACCGCAGTAACCTCCGAAGCGTGGTACGGCTGGGTATCAAAACCCCTAGCGGACGGTACAAGCCTTCCCATAGAAAGTCGCTCGTTTACTCTCGACATGTTGGTTCCCCTCGAAAGCACTAGCCTTGAATTCGGCAAGAAGCTAACTGACCATCAAAAAAAGCCAAAAATAATAGTAGGCCACAACGTGTGTTACGACAGAGCCAGAATAAAAGAGCAGTACTGGCTGAACCCGACTAGCACTCGGTTTATAGACACCATGTCCTTGCACATAGCGATCAGCGGGATGAACAGCTACCAAAGGGCCCTAATGCTGGCCAAGAAAGACTTGCTAGACCACGAAGAGCTCCAAGGAACCTCCTTGAACAACTTAGCCGACGTTTACAAGCTCTACTGCGGAAAAACCCACGAAAAATCCATGAGAGACTTGTTTGTCGAAGGCTCGCTGCTGGAAGTCAGAAAAGAGTTTGATAAATTGATGAATTATTGTGCTAGAGATGTCGTAGTAACTCACGAAATTTTGGAGAAATTATTTcctatttttaaagaaaggTTCCCACATCCGGTGAGCTTCGCTGGGATGCTGGAGCTAGGGACTGCTTACCTTCCGGTGAATACAAACTGGACAAGGTATATTGAAGAGTCTGAGGCTGCTTTTGAAGACTTAAATTACGAAGCCAAGGTCAGTTTGGCCAAAAGAGCTGATGAAGTTTGTAAATTGATGCACGGAGATAAATATAAGGAAGATTTGTGGATGTGGGACCAAGATTGGAGCACTCAGGCtgttaaaattaagaaaaaaccCTCGAAATTAATTTCCAGTTCGGgaataattgatgaaaaaaaagaaatttcagaTCAGGAAAAATATTTGACGGATGGAGAGGAAGAAATTGATGAACTGGAAAAAGAATTTGCTTATTTAGAagagagtaaaaatttattacccGCTAAGCTTCCACACATGCCAGGGTACCCTGCGTGGTACCGTAAATTATGCATGAAGCCCAATGAAGAAAATTGGACTTTTGGCCCGTGGAATATCAGCACCTCAATGAAGATAACTCCTAAGCTTCTGAGTCTCACTTGGGAAAATTACCCGCTGCATTATATTAAAGAACACGGCTGGGGTTTTCTGGTTCCGTTTAACAGCGAGGATGTGGAGACTAAGTTGCCGCTCAAGCAGCTTCTAGCGCAGTGTCCGCTCCCGATAAAAGGTCAGCAAGGCTCGGATACGAGCTACGCGATGGATACTCTGCAGGCTGAGGTTCAGAAGGACTTGCACAAGACGGAATTTTggaggaataaaaaaaataaattaaataagaaagaatTAAAACCGGGAGTATTTTATAAGGGAGCTGGAATTTGGTGTGATGTTATAATTGACAATTGTTGCTGGTTTTTTAAACTCCCTCACAAAGACGGTCCGAAATTGAACGTCGGAAATCCGCTGGCGAaagattttttgaataaattttcagaaaatgttCTGGCGGGTTTGGACTCGAGTGCTAGAGAGGTCTTGAAGATATCAAAGATGGTGTCTTATTGGCGGAATAACAGAGACAGAATAATGTCCCAGTTAGTGGTTTGGTTGAGTGACAGCGACTTGCCAGGGATAATCCGTCGGACAAGCAGTGGTAGTATGTCTCGGCAAAATTACGGCGCGATAATTCCTCAGGTGGTG GTAAGTGGAACGTTGACTAGGAGAGCTACAGAAGCCACGTGGATGACAGCTTCAAATGCTCACGAAGACAGAGTGGGCTCTGAATTGCGAGCTATGGTTCAAGCGCCGCCGGGGTACAATATTGTGGGAGCGGATGTCGACAGCCAGGAACTGTGGATCGCTTCGCTGATCGGAGATGCATACTGCGCCGGAATTCACGGCGCTACCCCCTTCGGGTGGATGACTTTGATTGGTAACAAGTCTGACGGGACCGACATGCACAGTGTAACTGCAAAAGCCGTCGGAATCTCGCGAGATCACGCCAAGGTTATAAATTACGCGAGGATTTACGGAGCGGGTCAGAAATTCGCGGAGAGACTGTTGAAGCAGTTCAATCCAGCGATGAGCGATGGAGAAGCGGTGGGAAAATCTAGGAAGATGTTTAGCATCACTAAGGGGAAGAAAGTCTTCAAGCTGAGGACGGAGTTTGTCAATGAAGATCTCCAAGATGAGGAATACTCCAGCTTTGACGCTTCCAGACTCGCTAAATTGCACGGAAAGACAGTCCAGGGGATGTTTGAGGGCAAGTGGGAGGGCGGCTCGGAGTCCGCTATGTTCAACAGGCTCGAAGAAATAGCCGGGAGCAAGCACCCGGTGACTCCCTTTTTAAATTCAAGGCTGAGTCGGGCTCTAGAGGTTGAGGATGAGTTAAAGGATAAATATTTGCCAACGAAAATTAATTGGGTGGTGCAGAGCGGAGCTGTGGATTTTTTACACTTGATGCTGGTCTGCATGCGCTGGCTGATGAGAGACAATGCCAGGTTCTGCTTGTCCTTTCATGATGAAATCAGGTACTTGGTCCCGGGGAGGTATAAGTACAACGCTGCTCTGGCGATGCATGTTACTAATTTGCTCACCAGGTCCTTCTGCGCCTCCAGGCTGGGGATTCAAGATCTTCCGGCCTCAGTTGCGTTCTTTGCTGCGGTTGAGGTGGATACTGTGCTCAGGAAGGAAGCTAGCAGTGATTGCAAGACTCCCTCGAATCCTTACGGGCTTGAGAGCAGGTATGGAGTTGCCAAAGGGGAGAGTCTCGATGTCTGGAAGGCTGTTGATAAGGCTGAAGGGTCCCTCGGGCCTTGGCACAATGCTTTGATCAGGAAAAACAAAGTTGATAATCAGATGGGTTAA